A single window of Bacteroides sp. DNA harbors:
- a CDS encoding glycosyltransferase: protein MIIAVIFWISVLLIFHTYLFYPLLLQILSTGKKENQIVYTDDELPGVSIIISAFNEEAVIGEKIETVLRSDYPADKFELIIGSDASTDKTAQIVNACALKHEPVRFFDYQERKGKGNVVNALVGNARFQILVLTDANVMFDTHTLKYLVRHFKNEKIGLVDSNMINKGLKKEGISYQEKAYISREVKIKNMEGRLWGAMMGPFGGCYA, encoded by the coding sequence ACCTGTTTTATCCACTATTACTGCAAATCCTTTCGACAGGAAAGAAAGAAAACCAGATAGTCTATACAGACGATGAGCTTCCAGGGGTTTCCATCATCATCTCTGCATTCAATGAGGAGGCTGTGATAGGGGAAAAAATCGAAACCGTACTTCGCAGTGATTATCCGGCTGACAAGTTTGAGCTAATTATCGGTTCTGATGCTTCTACCGATAAGACAGCCCAGATAGTTAACGCCTGCGCATTAAAACATGAACCGGTCAGGTTTTTCGATTATCAAGAAAGAAAAGGCAAAGGAAACGTTGTCAATGCCCTGGTTGGCAATGCCCGCTTTCAAATACTGGTGCTTACAGATGCTAATGTAATGTTCGATACCCATACCCTGAAGTACCTGGTCCGGCATTTTAAAAATGAAAAAATTGGTCTGGTTGACAGTAACATGATAAATAAAGGCCTGAAGAAAGAAGGAATTTCTTACCAGGAAAAAGCATACATCTCCAGGGAAGTTAAGATTAAAAATATGGAAGGCCGGCTATGGGGTGCCATGATGGGGCCTTTCGGAGGCTGCTATGCCAT